Proteins encoded within one genomic window of Tidjanibacter massiliensis:
- a CDS encoding RnfABCDGE type electron transport complex subunit D, translating into MDKNLIVSPSPHVHGQQTTSRLMLDVVIALLPALAVSTWVFGFSVLLVTCTSVACCVVFEYLIQRFLLRGPLTVNNWSAVVTGMLLAFNLPSSIPLWMVAVGALVSIGVGKMTFGGLGKNPFNPALVGRVFMLLSFPVAMTTFPEVADAATGATPLSAMKGALASGMTVPEAMRMFSYQDLLVGFKSGSFGEVSAVALLLGFVWLLVRRVITWRIPVYVLGTMALFTGILWAVNPDQYMSPVFHLLTGGALLGAIFMATDYVTSPMTNRGMLLYGIGIGAITVLIRIWGQYPEGMSFAILIMNAFVPLIDKYVKPRRFGAVRKARA; encoded by the coding sequence ATGGATAAGAATTTGATTGTTTCACCCTCTCCGCATGTCCACGGACAGCAGACTACGTCGCGGCTGATGCTCGATGTGGTGATTGCGCTGCTTCCGGCGCTTGCGGTATCCACATGGGTGTTCGGGTTCAGCGTGTTGTTGGTGACATGCACATCGGTGGCCTGCTGCGTGGTGTTCGAGTACCTTATACAGCGTTTTCTGCTGCGCGGACCGCTTACGGTCAATAACTGGTCGGCTGTCGTGACGGGGATGCTGCTGGCTTTCAATTTGCCCTCGTCCATTCCGCTGTGGATGGTCGCCGTGGGGGCGCTCGTGTCGATAGGTGTCGGCAAGATGACCTTCGGAGGCCTCGGTAAAAATCCCTTCAATCCGGCGCTTGTGGGGCGTGTCTTCATGCTGCTCTCTTTCCCGGTGGCGATGACCACTTTCCCTGAAGTGGCCGATGCCGCTACGGGGGCCACGCCGCTCTCCGCAATGAAGGGGGCGTTGGCCAGCGGGATGACCGTACCGGAGGCGATGCGGATGTTCAGCTACCAGGACCTGCTGGTCGGTTTCAAGAGCGGTTCGTTCGGTGAGGTGTCCGCCGTGGCGCTGCTGCTCGGTTTTGTCTGGCTGCTCGTGCGCAGGGTGATAACGTGGCGTATTCCGGTCTATGTGCTCGGTACCATGGCGCTCTTCACCGGTATTCTCTGGGCCGTGAATCCCGACCAGTACATGAGCCCCGTATTCCATCTGCTGACGGGCGGTGCGCTGCTCGGAGCCATCTTCATGGCGACCGATTATGTGACTTCCCCCATGACCAATCGCGGAATGTTGCTCTACGGTATCGGTATCGGGGCTATTACGGTCTTGATACGTATCTGGGGACAGTATCCCGAAGGGATGTCGTTCGCCATCCTCATCATGAACGCTTTCGTCCCCCTGATAGACAAATATGTGAAACCACGCCGCTTCGGTGCGGTCAGAAAAGCGAGGGCCTGA
- a CDS encoding GrpB family protein, which translates to MMYMKGYTLRGFERQTYHLHVRYPGDWDELYFRDYLCINVKAAARYAALKMRLMRPYEHDRDAYTAAKGGFIRKCTARARALWPEKHLL; encoded by the coding sequence ATGATGTACATGAAAGGCTATACCCTCCGCGGCTTCGAAAGGCAGACCTACCACCTGCACGTCCGATACCCCGGCGACTGGGATGAACTCTATTTCCGCGACTACCTGTGCATCAATGTGAAAGCAGCCGCCCGCTATGCAGCGCTCAAAATGCGCCTCATGCGGCCATACGAACACGACAGGGACGCCTATACCGCTGCGAAAGGCGGTTTCATCCGGAAGTGCACGGCCCGTGCACGCGCCCTTTGGCCGGAAAAACATCTCCTCTGA
- the omp85 gene encoding Omp85 family outer membrane protein, translated as MTGKRADKTVVKLLFTTAILLAAGTCCPGAETGCSDGMATPSRSALTRPEDTYRKTGFSFTPIPALSYSSDLGFQLGAILDAYWFGDGSTYPKYRHKLTAEACYYTKGSGIYYLFYDSEYLIRGLRFTASASYLPNTMMAFYGFNGYPAPFLRDKNAGFYAVDRNLLRIMGDLQGPIAGHLGWAAGAAFFHYATGRTRVEKYAGETTLYDLYRRYGIIYDDESGGGSHIELRAGVVYDTRDNEPDPSCGLYADLLLYGSPDIIDRRGYHYLKAAVSFRHYLPLIRGKLVFAYRLCWQGTVAGRAPFYVQQNYATLFLKQINSDILGGAISLRGILYNRVVGDGMAWANAELRLRLFDFRLFGQEWYITTNPFFDLGIVTRPFRAEELQAVGNDASVPDDIRKAIYSGERETPHMSAGLGIKIVMNRNLVLSVEYGIPFDRRDGTNGLYLNMNYLF; from the coding sequence ATGACGGGAAAAAGAGCTGACAAGACGGTCGTGAAACTGCTGTTCACAACGGCAATCCTGCTGGCTGCCGGAACATGCTGTCCCGGTGCCGAAACCGGCTGTTCCGACGGTATGGCCACCCCATCCCGCAGCGCCCTCACACGCCCGGAAGATACCTATCGGAAAACGGGATTCAGCTTCACCCCGATACCGGCACTCAGCTACAGTTCCGACCTCGGTTTCCAACTCGGTGCCATTCTCGATGCCTATTGGTTCGGCGACGGTTCGACCTATCCGAAATACAGGCATAAGCTGACTGCCGAAGCGTGTTACTACACGAAGGGTTCCGGCATCTACTACCTTTTCTATGACTCGGAATACCTTATCCGCGGCCTTCGTTTCACGGCGAGTGCCAGCTACCTGCCCAACACGATGATGGCTTTTTACGGTTTCAACGGCTACCCCGCCCCGTTCCTGCGCGACAAAAACGCCGGATTCTACGCGGTGGACCGCAATCTGCTCCGCATCATGGGGGACCTGCAGGGCCCTATCGCCGGCCATCTCGGCTGGGCGGCAGGCGCGGCCTTTTTCCACTACGCGACCGGACGCACCCGGGTGGAAAAATATGCGGGAGAAACGACGCTCTACGACCTTTACCGCCGCTACGGAATCATATACGACGACGAAAGCGGCGGAGGCAGCCACATCGAACTGCGGGCCGGAGTGGTGTACGATACCCGCGACAACGAACCCGACCCTTCGTGCGGTCTCTATGCCGACCTGCTGCTCTACGGCTCGCCCGACATCATCGACCGGCGCGGCTACCACTACCTGAAGGCCGCCGTTTCGTTCCGCCACTACCTGCCGCTCATTCGGGGCAAGCTGGTTTTCGCCTACCGTCTATGCTGGCAGGGAACGGTAGCCGGTCGGGCCCCCTTCTACGTACAGCAAAACTACGCCACGCTCTTCCTGAAGCAAATCAACTCCGACATCCTCGGCGGAGCCATCTCCCTGCGGGGAATCCTCTACAACCGCGTCGTAGGCGACGGCATGGCCTGGGCCAACGCGGAATTGCGGCTCCGGCTCTTCGATTTCCGACTTTTCGGCCAGGAGTGGTACATCACCACGAATCCCTTTTTCGACCTGGGTATCGTCACCCGTCCGTTCCGGGCGGAGGAGCTGCAGGCCGTCGGGAACGACGCTTCCGTCCCGGACGACATCCGCAAGGCGATATACAGTGGCGAAAGGGAGACGCCCCACATGAGTGCCGGACTCGGTATCAAAATCGTGATGAACCGCAACCTCGTCCTGTCGGTCGAATACGGCATTCCCTTCGACCGGCGCGACGGTACGAACGGCCTCTACCTGAACATGAACTACCTCTTTTGA
- a CDS encoding RnfABCDGE type electron transport complex subunit G codes for MKSSLVNMVVVLLGITAVTSSAVGLVYRVTEAPIAQAKLHKKADALAQVLPPFDNTPADEMQAVAAGNDSVYVYTARMGQTVAGYAVESFASGFGGPIRIMVGFGPDGRIRNIQVLEQTETPGLGAKLAEEGNPVQASLLGKSPAEVKMSVRKDGGDIDAITASTISSRAYIQAVSLAYTAFLEVSGADASGWDASSGATSSRQVREEEAATSDSASGATGRNEEADTASGATPSADTEAGTDTESASAGAVGDTVSGATLQTENTDVSSGATSSSANHVSGDNEQKGKRQ; via the coding sequence ATGAAAAGTTCTCTGGTAAATATGGTCGTGGTGTTGCTGGGCATCACTGCGGTCACCTCCTCGGCGGTCGGACTGGTGTACCGTGTGACGGAGGCGCCCATCGCTCAGGCGAAACTGCACAAAAAGGCGGATGCACTGGCACAGGTACTCCCGCCGTTCGATAATACTCCCGCCGACGAGATGCAGGCCGTAGCGGCAGGCAATGATTCGGTGTATGTCTATACGGCCCGGATGGGACAGACTGTGGCCGGCTATGCGGTGGAAAGTTTCGCTTCCGGTTTCGGCGGCCCAATCCGGATAATGGTAGGTTTCGGACCCGACGGCAGGATACGGAACATACAGGTGTTGGAACAGACGGAGACTCCGGGTCTCGGGGCGAAACTCGCCGAGGAGGGCAATCCTGTCCAGGCAAGTCTTCTCGGCAAAAGTCCGGCGGAGGTGAAGATGTCCGTGCGTAAGGACGGAGGCGATATCGATGCGATAACCGCTTCCACGATATCCTCCAGGGCCTATATACAGGCAGTCAGCCTCGCTTATACCGCGTTCCTCGAGGTGAGCGGGGCGGATGCTTCGGGCTGGGACGCTTCGAGCGGGGCAACATCGTCGCGGCAGGTGCGGGAAGAGGAAGCCGCAACGTCGGATTCGGCGAGCGGTGCTACCGGCCGGAACGAAGAGGCGGATACCGCCTCGGGAGCGACTCCGTCGGCAGACACGGAGGCCGGAACGGATACGGAGTCTGCTTCTGCGGGTGCTGTCGGCGATACGGTCTCCGGAGCCACGCTGCAGACGGAGAACACCGATGTCTCGTCGGGCGCCACATCTTCCTCTGCGAATCATGTTTCGGGTGATAACGAACAGAAAGGGAAACGGCAATGA
- a CDS encoding BamA/TamA family outer membrane protein, translating to MGLVWFAVSFVLPVPTSGRPVAIIPESAAVKDSTALSDRARIRAGWRRLDALTPDSVLVATGICDTALTVCDFSLAARHPDSLAIGVWVVPGRDSLSQEERTQRFYDTLRVRSERNGFWKFVHGLIIVPPGNGSQLKPEVVDETAVYGIYDGKRIDSIEFVRKPVFDPARSYLEKGANAVHVTTGTHAIKRDLLFKEGDAFDAGAVVRYKQLLRSRQYIADASIEVVPVPDDPDAVIVRVITRDSWSISADGSIRGLTGQVKGELYDANFLGTGDKLSYQLSLDWRKKKYEGSMFQYYIPNLFGTFYEATLKGGRSFTERYYGATLNKKFIQPADYEIGAVFENVRNALYVRYEAPRDTVAASYMLHYNNVDLWGGKSWYLPEVESSVYGMARFNNIRYLDPPRIYEQEDPPQNPVELPVGEGMNPYFYDRTLVLGTLGFYSERFLTTSLIYGYGYDEYVATGYRAEATFGYTHSDYQSGWYGGIALRSGGFTPVGYFMGDLSVGTFYDFRSRRPFQSALNVRFNYFTNMLGRRKFKVRQFISLNYLNGWNRSDGFYEAVWFTPASGPRAMHNSPLGRDRLVLSAETVIFTPWQPLGFRIALYGFGDVGFLGYNKHVFRNDCFATVGLGIRLKNEMLVFGTIQLSLFVNFGKHGLMSNEWIQLTSEQRMQTMRYIPTKPQVAPFQ from the coding sequence GTGGGATTGGTATGGTTTGCCGTATCGTTTGTGCTGCCGGTTCCGACGTCGGGCCGGCCGGTGGCTATTATTCCGGAATCAGCTGCGGTCAAGGACAGTACGGCGTTGTCCGACCGGGCGAGAATACGGGCGGGGTGGCGGCGTCTGGATGCGCTGACGCCCGATTCGGTACTCGTAGCTACCGGGATATGCGATACGGCTCTGACCGTTTGCGACTTTTCGTTGGCTGCCCGCCATCCCGATTCGCTTGCCATAGGCGTATGGGTGGTGCCCGGTCGGGATTCGCTTTCTCAGGAGGAACGCACCCAACGGTTTTACGATACGTTGCGTGTACGTTCCGAGCGGAACGGTTTCTGGAAATTCGTACACGGACTGATAATCGTGCCGCCGGGCAACGGCTCGCAGCTGAAACCGGAGGTTGTCGACGAGACGGCCGTGTACGGCATCTATGACGGTAAACGTATCGATTCGATAGAGTTCGTGCGCAAACCCGTTTTCGACCCGGCGAGAAGCTATCTGGAAAAAGGGGCGAATGCCGTCCATGTAACGACTGGAACCCATGCCATCAAACGCGACCTCCTGTTTAAGGAGGGTGACGCTTTCGATGCGGGGGCGGTGGTGCGCTACAAGCAGTTGCTTCGTTCGAGACAGTATATTGCCGATGCCTCTATCGAGGTAGTGCCCGTTCCGGACGACCCGGACGCCGTCATCGTGCGCGTCATCACCCGCGACAGTTGGAGTATCAGCGCCGACGGTTCGATACGCGGACTGACCGGCCAGGTAAAGGGCGAGCTTTACGATGCCAATTTCCTTGGAACGGGAGATAAACTGAGCTATCAGCTGAGCCTCGATTGGCGCAAGAAGAAGTATGAGGGGAGTATGTTCCAATACTACATTCCCAACCTTTTCGGTACCTTTTACGAAGCGACGTTGAAGGGGGGGCGCTCCTTCACGGAACGTTATTACGGGGCCACGCTGAACAAGAAGTTCATACAGCCCGCCGATTACGAGATAGGTGCCGTGTTCGAGAACGTGCGTAATGCCCTGTATGTGCGGTACGAGGCGCCGCGGGACACGGTGGCGGCCTCCTATATGCTCCATTACAACAATGTGGATTTGTGGGGCGGTAAATCGTGGTATCTGCCCGAGGTGGAGAGCAGCGTGTACGGTATGGCACGGTTCAATAATATCCGTTATCTGGACCCGCCGAGGATTTACGAACAGGAGGACCCGCCGCAAAATCCCGTCGAACTGCCCGTGGGGGAGGGGATGAATCCCTATTTTTACGACCGGACGCTCGTGCTGGGAACATTGGGCTTTTACAGCGAACGTTTCCTGACGACGAGTCTTATTTACGGATACGGATACGACGAGTATGTGGCGACAGGATACCGTGCCGAAGCTACTTTCGGATATACCCATTCGGACTATCAGTCGGGATGGTACGGGGGCATAGCCCTCCGGTCGGGCGGTTTTACGCCGGTGGGATATTTTATGGGCGACCTGTCGGTAGGTACGTTTTACGATTTCCGCAGCAGGCGACCGTTTCAGTCCGCTCTGAATGTACGGTTCAATTATTTCACCAATATGCTGGGACGCCGCAAGTTCAAGGTCAGACAATTCATATCCCTGAATTACCTGAACGGCTGGAACCGTTCCGACGGTTTCTACGAGGCGGTGTGGTTTACTCCGGCCAGCGGGCCGCGTGCGATGCATAACAGTCCGCTGGGCCGTGACAGGTTGGTGCTCAGTGCCGAAACCGTAATCTTTACGCCGTGGCAGCCGCTCGGTTTCCGCATCGCCCTTTACGGATTCGGCGATGTCGGTTTTCTCGGTTACAACAAGCATGTTTTCCGTAACGACTGTTTCGCTACCGTTGGGCTCGGTATCCGCCTGAAGAATGAAATGCTCGTTTTCGGAACGATACAGTTGAGCCTCTTCGTCAATTTCGGCAAACACGGCCTGATGAGCAACGAATGGATACAGCTCACCAGCGAACAGCGTATGCAGACCATGCGTTATATTCCGACCAAACCACAGGTCGCCCCCTTCCAGTAA
- a CDS encoding GrpB family protein yields MDKCPTKMRDEELWQLFPIILVPYDTSWPEAYRSESFRLREAVGSDIVRISHIGSTAVPGLTAKPTIDILLEIEPDTYLPAGPARTYGNLRLSLHVAAAKSAAGNDVHERLYPPRLRKADLPPARPIPRRLG; encoded by the coding sequence ATGGACAAATGTCCGACTAAAATGCGCGACGAAGAGCTCTGGCAACTCTTTCCGATAATACTCGTACCTTACGATACATCGTGGCCGGAGGCCTATCGCAGCGAAAGTTTCCGGCTGCGGGAAGCCGTCGGGAGCGACATCGTCCGCATCAGCCATATAGGGAGTACAGCCGTTCCCGGCCTGACGGCCAAGCCGACGATAGACATCCTGCTGGAGATAGAACCCGATACCTACCTGCCTGCCGGCCCTGCCCGTACGTATGGAAACCTGCGGTTATCTCTACACGTCGCAGCCGCAAAATCCGCCGCCGGGAATGATGTACATGAAAGGCTATACCCTCCGCGGCTTCGAAAGGCAGACCTACCACCTGCACGTCCGATACCCCGGCGACTGGGATGA
- the trxA gene encoding thioredoxin, with product MAKIIDSAAYDELVASGKPFVIDFWAEWCGPCRSLTPIIEELAEEYEGKVVIGKCDVDQNNDLAMKFSVRNIPLVVFVKPGGQMNDKLVGAASKDAIKAKIDALL from the coding sequence ATGGCAAAAATCATTGATTCCGCCGCTTACGACGAACTCGTCGCTTCCGGCAAACCTTTCGTTATCGACTTCTGGGCAGAATGGTGCGGTCCGTGCCGCTCGCTGACCCCCATCATCGAAGAGCTCGCCGAAGAGTATGAAGGCAAGGTAGTCATCGGCAAATGCGATGTCGACCAGAACAACGACCTCGCCATGAAATTCTCGGTAAGAAATATCCCGCTCGTCGTATTCGTCAAGCCCGGCGGCCAGATGAACGACAAACTCGTAGGGGCAGCTTCGAAAGATGCCATCAAGGCAAAAATCGATGCACTGCTGTAA
- the rsxA gene encoding electron transport complex subunit RsxA gives MEYFAIIIGAIFVNNVVLAQFLGICPFLGVSNKVNTSLGMGAAVVFVMAISSIVVYLLQYYVLVPLRIEYMQTIVFILVIAALVQMVEIILKKISPALYQALGIFLPLITTNCAVLGVAILLVQKNYNLLQSFTYAVSTAVGFALALVVFSGIRERLELNDVPKAMRGVPVALVTAGILAMAFMGFAGLV, from the coding sequence ATGGAATATTTTGCAATCATAATCGGGGCGATTTTCGTCAATAATGTCGTGCTGGCCCAGTTTCTCGGCATATGTCCGTTTCTGGGTGTGTCGAACAAGGTGAATACCTCGCTCGGCATGGGGGCGGCGGTGGTGTTCGTCATGGCCATCAGCTCCATCGTGGTATATCTGCTGCAATACTATGTACTCGTGCCGCTTCGCATAGAGTACATGCAGACTATTGTTTTCATCCTCGTGATTGCGGCTCTTGTGCAGATGGTCGAGATAATTCTCAAGAAGATAAGTCCGGCACTTTATCAGGCACTCGGCATCTTCCTGCCGCTCATCACGACCAACTGTGCCGTGCTCGGCGTAGCGATACTGCTCGTGCAGAAGAATTACAATCTGCTCCAGTCTTTTACCTATGCCGTGTCCACTGCGGTGGGGTTCGCCCTTGCACTGGTCGTCTTTTCGGGCATCCGAGAACGGCTTGAGCTCAACGACGTACCCAAGGCGATGCGGGGCGTGCCCGTGGCGCTCGTCACGGCCGGTATTTTGGCCATGGCATTCATGGGGTTTGCTGGACTGGTATAG
- a CDS encoding RnfABCDGE type electron transport complex subunit E has protein sequence MKRFNILLKGIIRENPTFVLILGMCPTLGTTTSAINGAGMGIATMFVLIMSNIVISLIKNLIPDKVRIPAFIVVIASFVTVIQLLMEAYVPSLYETLGVFIPLIVVNCIILGRAEAFASKHNVLDSALDGLGIGLGFTLSLTVIGAVREILGSGSVFGYKFIEGDGMIAFVLAPGAFLVLGYLMVLFNKATARLR, from the coding sequence ATGAAAAGATTCAATATACTGCTGAAGGGAATTATCAGGGAGAATCCTACCTTCGTGTTGATACTGGGTATGTGTCCCACGCTGGGAACCACCACTTCGGCTATCAACGGGGCGGGCATGGGCATAGCCACCATGTTCGTACTCATCATGTCGAACATCGTCATTTCGCTCATCAAGAACCTGATACCCGACAAGGTGCGTATTCCGGCATTCATCGTTGTGATAGCCTCGTTCGTGACGGTTATCCAGCTTCTGATGGAAGCCTATGTACCGTCGCTTTACGAGACGCTGGGAGTATTCATTCCCCTTATCGTCGTGAACTGCATTATTCTCGGCCGCGCCGAAGCGTTCGCGTCCAAACACAACGTGTTGGATTCGGCACTCGACGGTTTGGGCATAGGGCTCGGTTTCACCCTGTCGCTGACGGTCATCGGTGCGGTGAGGGAGATACTCGGCAGCGGTTCGGTTTTCGGATACAAATTCATCGAGGGTGACGGTATGATTGCCTTCGTGCTCGCTCCGGGAGCTTTCCTCGTGCTGGGATACCTGATGGTATTGTTCAATAAGGCGACAGCCCGACTGCGATAG
- a CDS encoding sugar transporter, with protein MSGSTGDGMSAGQWLPLVGLTLSAFIFNTSEFMPIGLLTDIAVDLHVTEARAGMLISVYAWVVALLSLPLMLLVARMEYRRLLLVTLALFIVSHLLSAVAGNYAVLMASRIGVACSHAVFWSIASPLAVRIVPEKRRSLALSMIVTGTSVAMVVGMPLGRIIGLYVGWRTSFLCVAVLAAVVFCYLLAVFPKVPGGKSFSVRRLPVLLKHPVLVGIYLMALLVPTAHYTVYSYIEPFLQQVAGLPAEWITLTLTAFGAAGIFGSMLFARYYDRRPARFVAAVVVGIALLLLLLRSAAFDRYVVMALCIVWGIAVTAFNVAFQAETIRYAPEDAAPVAMSIFSGIYNVGIGCGALFGGAVCTYLSVADIGYAGGVLAVAAVVFCLCRLLPLLKGRIS; from the coding sequence ATGTCGGGTAGTACGGGAGACGGCATGTCAGCCGGACAGTGGCTTCCGCTGGTGGGGCTGACGCTCTCCGCATTCATCTTCAATACGTCAGAGTTCATGCCTATTGGGCTGCTGACGGATATTGCGGTCGATTTGCACGTCACCGAGGCGCGGGCCGGCATGCTGATTTCCGTCTATGCGTGGGTGGTGGCCCTGCTTTCGCTGCCGCTGATGCTGCTTGTCGCCCGGATGGAGTATCGCCGCCTGCTGCTCGTCACCTTGGCGCTTTTCATCGTAAGCCACCTTCTGTCGGCCGTAGCCGGCAATTATGCCGTATTGATGGCATCGCGTATCGGCGTAGCCTGCTCCCATGCGGTATTCTGGTCGATAGCCTCTCCGCTGGCGGTGCGTATCGTGCCGGAGAAACGACGGTCGCTGGCGCTGAGCATGATAGTGACCGGCACCTCCGTGGCGATGGTGGTAGGCATGCCGCTGGGGCGCATTATCGGTCTTTATGTCGGTTGGCGTACCTCTTTTCTCTGTGTCGCCGTGCTCGCTGCCGTTGTCTTTTGCTATTTGCTTGCCGTTTTTCCGAAGGTTCCCGGAGGCAAGTCTTTCTCCGTACGCCGGCTTCCCGTATTGCTGAAACATCCCGTTTTGGTGGGTATCTATCTGATGGCATTGCTGGTACCCACTGCCCATTACACCGTGTACAGTTATATCGAACCGTTTCTCCAGCAGGTGGCAGGACTTCCTGCCGAATGGATTACCTTGACACTGACCGCATTCGGTGCGGCAGGGATTTTCGGCAGCATGCTCTTTGCCCGTTATTACGACCGACGGCCCGCCCGGTTCGTCGCGGCTGTGGTGGTCGGTATCGCTCTGCTGTTGCTCCTGCTGCGGTCCGCTGCATTCGACCGTTACGTCGTCATGGCGCTCTGCATCGTCTGGGGGATTGCCGTGACGGCCTTCAACGTGGCCTTTCAGGCTGAGACTATCCGTTATGCTCCGGAGGATGCCGCTCCGGTCGCCATGTCCATCTTTTCCGGTATCTACAACGTGGGTATCGGATGCGGTGCCCTGTTCGGCGGCGCTGTCTGTACCTATCTGTCGGTTGCGGACATCGGGTATGCTGGCGGTGTGCTGGCCGTTGCTGCGGTCGTCTTCTGTCTGTGCCGGCTGTTGCCTCTTTTGAAAGGACGCATCTCTTGA